A stretch of the Polaribacter pacificus genome encodes the following:
- a CDS encoding RES family NAD+ phosphorylase codes for MSDKTDFTVKQMGNPPNELATGGRANPKGISYLYIANSLKTALYETRSTIFDYVTIGEFVVKEELKIISFRNIETDPIYWSEREDIEYLPFIYTLQKELSLPIRKKDKTLDYIPTQYICEYIKSLGFDGVEYQSSLFAEGYNLAIFNPDKLECINTKVYEIENIKLHHKLLDNS; via the coding sequence ATATCAGATAAAACAGATTTTACTGTAAAACAAATGGGTAATCCACCCAATGAATTAGCAACTGGTGGTAGAGCAAATCCTAAAGGGATATCATATTTATATATAGCAAATTCTTTAAAAACTGCTTTATACGAAACAAGAAGTACAATCTTTGATTATGTTACAATTGGTGAGTTTGTGGTAAAAGAAGAATTAAAAATTATTAGTTTTAGAAATATTGAAACAGATCCCATTTATTGGTCTGAAAGAGAAGATATAGAATATTTACCTTTTATTTATACTCTACAAAAAGAGTTGTCTCTTCCGATAAGAAAAAAGGATAAAACATTAGACTATATTCCTACTCAATATATCTGTGAATACATAAAATCATTAGGTTTTGATGGTGTAGAATATCAGAGTTCATTATTTGCTGAAGGTTATAATTTAGCAATTTTCAATCCTGATAAATTGGAATGTATTAATACAAAAGTTTATGAAATTGAGAATATAAAACTGCACCATAAATTACTTGATAATAGTTAA
- a CDS encoding DUF5675 family protein: MELVLQRAYFKEGTNGTLFRSGLFLCHTIELPWKNNKRNISCIPEGEYQIEPRFSKRFKHHLILKAVKDRSYILFHPANDALKDLEGCIAPVTYLSGIGKGIYSKNAMQKLLSLVYQAKDRKEIILLTIKSQNYEHSRTL; the protein is encoded by the coding sequence ATGGAATTAGTGCTTCAAAGAGCGTATTTTAAAGAGGGTACTAATGGTACTCTCTTTCGCTCTGGTTTATTTCTTTGTCATACAATTGAGTTACCCTGGAAAAATAATAAGAGAAATATTTCTTGTATTCCAGAAGGAGAATATCAAATTGAGCCTCGTTTTTCTAAACGATTTAAACATCATTTAATTTTAAAAGCAGTAAAAGACAGAAGTTATATTTTATTTCATCCTGCAAATGATGCTTTAAAAGATTTAGAAGGCTGTATTGCTCCGGTTACTTATTTAAGTGGCATAGGAAAGGGTATTTATTCAAAAAATGCTATGCAAAAGCTACTGTCTCTGGTTTATCAAGCTAAAGACAGAAAGGAAATTATTTTATTAACTATTAAATCACAAAATTATGAACATAGTAGAACGTTATAA
- a CDS encoding RDD family protein, whose translation MKKRIRFYNFLIDSLVFYLIVVLFSLGLKDYVSREILKYFMILLYYLYYLIFEFAFGQTIGKMITKTKVIDAKTQEKPSLSSVLIRTLARLIPIDFLSYFISSNGIHDRLSKTAVKKI comes from the coding sequence ATGAAAAAACGTATCAGATTTTATAACTTCTTAATAGATTCACTAGTTTTCTACCTTATTGTGGTACTATTTTCTCTTGGGCTAAAAGACTACGTGAGCAGGGAGATTTTAAAGTATTTTATGATTCTGTTGTATTATCTATACTATTTAATATTTGAGTTTGCTTTTGGGCAAACCATCGGAAAGATGATTACCAAAACCAAAGTCATTGATGCAAAAACTCAAGAAAAGCCGAGTTTGAGTAGCGTACTTATTAGAACCTTGGCAAGATTAATCCCTATTGATTTTTTGTCGTACTTTATCAGTTCAAACGGAATCCATGATCGGCTGTCTAAAACAGCAGTAAAAAAAATATAA
- a CDS encoding tRNA1(Val) (adenine(37)-N6)-methyltransferase, whose amino-acid sequence MSSSTLFRFKEFNIRQDKTAMKIGTDAVLLGSWVSLDAYPDTILDIGTGTGVIALMLAQRSDAMTIDAVELEEEAYEEAVENFEQSDWADRLFCYHANFTEFSEELAEEEESYDLIVSNPPFYTADYETDNSARNQARFTSALSFDQLLKGAAQLLSADGIFSVVIPAAEEAQFTQLALIYQLHLNKVCRVKGNYTSEVKRSLMSFSFTATELVEQELVIEKERHNYTEDYIELTKDFYLKM is encoded by the coding sequence ATGAGCTCATCAACCCTTTTTAGATTCAAGGAGTTTAACATCCGCCAAGATAAGACGGCAATGAAAATTGGTACCGATGCAGTATTGCTTGGTTCTTGGGTTTCTTTGGATGCCTATCCTGATACTATTTTAGATATTGGTACAGGTACGGGTGTCATTGCTCTAATGCTGGCGCAACGCTCAGATGCAATGACCATTGATGCAGTAGAACTAGAAGAGGAGGCCTACGAAGAGGCGGTAGAAAATTTTGAACAGTCTGATTGGGCTGATCGATTGTTTTGCTACCATGCTAATTTTACAGAATTTTCTGAAGAGTTGGCAGAAGAGGAAGAAAGCTACGATTTAATCGTATCAAACCCACCTTTTTACACAGCAGACTATGAAACAGACAATTCGGCTAGAAATCAAGCCAGATTTACCTCAGCCTTATCCTTTGATCAGTTGTTAAAAGGGGCTGCACAACTACTTAGTGCAGATGGTATTTTTTCCGTGGTCATTCCGGCAGCAGAAGAAGCGCAGTTTACTCAATTGGCACTGATTTATCAATTGCATTTAAACAAGGTGTGTCGTGTAAAAGGGAATTATACTTCAGAGGTTAAAAGAAGCTTAATGAGTTTCTCTTTTACAGCCACAGAGCTAGTAGAGCAGGAGCTAGTCATAGAAAAAGAGCGCCACAACTATACAGAAGACTATATTGAGCTAACCAAAGACTTTTATCTTAAAATGTAG
- a CDS encoding saccharopine dehydrogenase family protein translates to MRNILIIGAGKSSASLIQYLLNKSSAEKLQLHIGDIHLEHADQIVAGHANAKTFRLDIFNSEERSLAIKKADLVISMLPASLHINVAKDCIEFGKHMVTASYISDEMQALDSQAKEKNLVFMNEIGVDPGIDHMSAMQAIDSIRAKGGKLMLFESFTGGLIAPESDNNLWNYKFTWNPRNVVLAGQGGAAKFIQEGTYKYIPYHKLFRRTEFLNINGSGKFEAYANRDSLKYRSVYGLDEIPTMYRGTIRKVGFSRAWNVFVQLGMTDDSYTIEESEHMSYRDFTNLFLAYSPTDSVELKLRSYLKIDQDDIMWDKLVELDLFSTQKTIGLKNATPAKMLQKILSDSWTLQATDKDMIIMHHKFGYELNGVKKQLESSLVVKGENQTFTAMAKTVGLPVAIAALKILNKEITTSGVQLPINKEVYEPILNELEQFDIRFIEKEVPYLGYNPEHVIG, encoded by the coding sequence ATGCGGAACATACTTATTATCGGTGCAGGAAAATCAAGTGCATCGTTGATTCAATATTTATTAAACAAATCAAGTGCAGAAAAACTACAACTACATATAGGTGACATTCATTTAGAGCATGCAGACCAGATTGTTGCGGGACATGCCAATGCAAAAACCTTTCGCTTGGATATTTTTAACAGTGAAGAACGCAGTCTTGCTATTAAAAAGGCAGACCTCGTAATTTCTATGTTGCCTGCAAGTTTACATATAAATGTAGCCAAAGACTGTATTGAATTTGGTAAGCATATGGTAACCGCTTCTTATATTTCTGATGAAATGCAAGCCTTGGACAGCCAAGCCAAAGAAAAAAACTTGGTCTTTATGAATGAGATTGGCGTGGATCCAGGCATCGATCATATGAGTGCCATGCAAGCCATTGATAGCATTAGAGCGAAAGGTGGAAAACTAATGCTTTTTGAATCTTTTACTGGCGGATTGATTGCCCCAGAAAGTGATAACAACCTTTGGAACTATAAGTTTACATGGAACCCAAGGAATGTGGTATTGGCAGGACAAGGAGGCGCAGCAAAGTTTATCCAAGAAGGAACCTATAAATACATTCCGTACCATAAATTGTTTAGAAGAACAGAATTTTTAAACATTAACGGTAGCGGTAAATTTGAAGCCTACGCCAATAGAGATTCTTTAAAATACAGAAGTGTGTATGGGTTGGATGAGATCCCAACCATGTACAGAGGAACCATCCGTAAAGTTGGTTTTTCTAGAGCTTGGAATGTTTTTGTTCAGTTAGGGATGACAGATGACTCTTATACTATTGAAGAATCTGAACATATGAGTTACCGCGATTTTACCAATCTATTTTTAGCCTACTCACCTACCGATTCTGTAGAACTAAAATTGCGCTCCTACTTAAAAATTGATCAGGATGATATTATGTGGGACAAATTGGTCGAGCTAGATCTGTTTAGCACTCAAAAAACCATTGGTCTAAAAAATGCCACACCTGCAAAAATGCTTCAAAAAATCCTTTCGGATTCATGGACCTTACAAGCCACAGACAAAGACATGATTATTATGCATCATAAATTTGGCTATGAGTTAAACGGAGTAAAAAAACAATTAGAAAGCAGCCTAGTTGTAAAAGGAGAAAATCAAACTTTTACTGCCATGGCTAAGACTGTTGGGCTACCCGTAGCGATTGCAGCTTTAAAAATATTAAACAAAGAAATTACCACTAGTGGTGTTCAGCTTCCGATTAATAAAGAAGTCTATGAACCAATTTTAAACGAACTCGAGCAGTTTGATATCCGATTTATTGAAAAAGAAGTGCCTTATCTGGGCTATAACCCAGAACATGTGATAGGCTAA
- a CDS encoding DUF423 domain-containing protein: MHKNLTITAILGVLTIALGAFGAHALKEILTVDGLSSFETAVRYQFYHVLVLLFVNSYSGFSEARRKQISNLFFLGILAFSGSIYAIQLAGVSAKSIWFVTPLGGLLFIAGWTLMAFTFLKSSEKTK, encoded by the coding sequence ATGCATAAAAATTTAACAATTACAGCAATACTAGGAGTGCTAACCATTGCATTAGGGGCCTTTGGAGCACACGCATTAAAAGAGATATTAACAGTTGATGGCTTAAGCAGTTTTGAAACTGCCGTTCGATACCAGTTTTATCATGTACTCGTTTTATTATTTGTCAATAGCTATTCTGGATTTTCTGAGGCTAGAAGAAAGCAAATAAGCAATTTGTTTTTTTTAGGGATTCTTGCTTTTTCAGGTTCTATTTATGCAATCCAGTTAGCAGGTGTTTCTGCTAAAAGTATTTGGTTTGTAACTCCGCTAGGAGGGTTACTCTTTATTGCAGGCTGGACTTTAATGGCATTTACTTTCTTGAAAAGCAGTGAAAAAACTAAGTGA